GGCTGTAGCCTCTCTGGGGAGCTAGTTCCCTCCTTCCCCTGCAGCTTTCAAATGTGTTTGACCCACCTTCCCTTAACATCCCTAGCcttttcccaaatctgcttctGCCAGACCACCAAGGCCCCCTTTCCTCAGTGGTTCTGTTCCACTCAATCTGCATTCACTGAGCCTCTGTCCTGCACTTGATACTTGCATGGTTGCTGAAGGACCCAGATGTCTATTGTGGAGCTCACCAACAGTTAGGGACATTAGGAAAAAGGTTATAACATAATGCCTGTGTGAGAAGACCTTTGACATTGTCCTGTGAACCTCAGAGCTGTTACCTAGATTGGAGTCCGGTACTGGTCTTACAATGATAATGAACATGCCACATTCTGCCCCTTTTTACTTTGCATTATCACATGATGCATGTTGCATTGCCAATGTTAATGCAAATATCTATGTGTTTAAACTCTGTATTGTTAAAAGTGAAACAGGTTTACAGGTCTCTGATAGGTCTCTCATTTGTGCTGGTCTAATCTCAAGAATGTCTAGAAACTGTTTCAATGGACTTAGTTTTTGTTTCCAATATAAAATGGCACCCAATGAATACACTTTAGGTTGTGGTACCTTAGAATTTAAATCTTCTCCAAGGCAGCGCTTATCTTAAATTATAGTTTTCCTGTCAACAATGTAAAGACTTTGTTGAGCTGTCCTGACATCCTTGTTCCTTAGTGTGTAGATGAGAGGGTTCAACGTTGGGCTCACTGTGGAATAAAGCACAGCCATGACCTTCCCCATCTCTGGGGAGTAGCTAGAGCCTGGGGTCAGGTACGTGTAGATGACCGTAGTGTAGTACATGGTGACCACAatgaggtgggaggagcaggtggagaaggctcgCCGCTTCCCCTCGGCTGTACGAATCTTCAGGATGGTGGAGATGATGAAGCCGTAGGACACCATGGTGAGCACAAAATTCAACATGGCATAGAAGATGTCGGCCATTATTGTCATTATATCATTCAAATATGTGGAGTAACAGGAGAGCAGCGACACAGGGGGGATCTCGCAGAAAAAGTGGTCTATCACATTGGGCCCACAGAAAGTCAGCCGTAACAGCAGAACAATGTTGACTCCTTCACCCAGTATGCTGATGCCCCACACAGCTCCAGCCAGAGCGGCACACACCTGGGGGCC
The Choloepus didactylus isolate mChoDid1 chromosome 4, mChoDid1.pri, whole genome shotgun sequence DNA segment above includes these coding regions:
- the LOC119530946 gene encoding LOW QUALITY PROTEIN: olfactory receptor 13A1-like (The sequence of the model RefSeq protein was modified relative to this genomic sequence to represent the inferred CDS: inserted 1 base in 1 codon), whose amino-acid sequence is MSNQTLVTEFVLQGFSETPQLWVLFFIIFLAFYTTALCGNSFIVMAISFXPGLHTPMYFFLVNLADFDVFCACTVLPKMLEILVAEKKTISYGGCIIQMYFLSWSVAVEVLLFTAMAYDRYVAICQPLHYGSMMGPQVCAALAGAVWGISILGEGVNIVLLLRLTFCGPNVIDHFFCEIPPVSLLSCYSTYLNDIMTIMADIFYAMLNFVLTMVSYGFIISTILKIRTAEGKRRAFSTCSSHLIVVTMYYTTVIYTYLTPGSSYSPEMGKVMAVLYSTVSPTLNPLIYTLRNKDVRTAQQSLYIVDRKTII